The following are encoded in a window of Carya illinoinensis cultivar Pawnee chromosome 15, C.illinoinensisPawnee_v1, whole genome shotgun sequence genomic DNA:
- the LOC122296098 gene encoding uncharacterized protein LOC122296098 isoform X3, with protein MRPLKMILEAQLMVQLLVYQSDPSCYFYCSQDIKKQRDERYRDETLVHLKDELALDQSSTCSRGKAYTINYTESICYLQQ; from the exons ATGCGGCCATTAAAGATGATTCTGGAAGCCCAGTTGATGGTGCAGCTACTGGTGTACCAGAGTGATCCAAGCTGTTACTTTTATTGCTCCCaggatataaaaaaacaaag AGATGAAAGATATAGAGATGAAACCTTGGTTCATTTGAAGGATGAGCTGGCGTTGGATCAAA GTTCCACATGTTCCAGAGGAAAAGCTTACACCATTAATTATACTGAGTCTATATGCTATTTGCAGCAGTAG
- the LOC122296596 gene encoding uncharacterized protein LOC122296596 — translation MQITDRFGSREYAKGVNEFLTFARSHATSEAIRCPCVRCSNNHFRPISQVERHLFIKGIDKNYTVWIFHGEEEDLIISDDDDDLYDPEQEDDFIDDVDVMLRDIRAGDLPDVPITESFHAEGSPSVDINSSHTFNQLLADSRRPLYEGCTKYSKLSFTVKLLHIKTLGGWSVKSFDMLLHLLKSAFPNALLPNSYQESSNLEKGLGFAYNKIHACPNDCILYWRENVDKDECPKCKLSRWKFSESKKRRIPQKVLRHFPLKPRLQRLFMSQKTAADMRWHRDQRVIRQGILSHPADSEVWTTFDQEHAWFADDPRNVRLGLASDGFNPFNNLAKSYSIWPVVLVPYNLPPWLCMKDPFFITSLLIPGPRSPGNEIDVYLQPLIDELIDLWDNGVGTYDSRANETFRLHAALLWTINDFPAYGNLSGWSTKGKMACPSCKEQTDSMWLTYS, via the coding sequence ATGCAAATCACTGATAGATTTGGATCTAGGGAATATGCTAAAGGAGTTAATGAGTTTCTTACCTTTGCCCGGTCTCATGCTACAAGTGAGGCAATCCGTTGCCCATGTGTCCGATGTTCAAATAATCACTTTCGACCAATAAGTCAGGTAGAGAGACACTTGTTTattaaaggtattgacaagaatTATACGGTATGGATTTTTCATGGTGAGGAAGAAGATTTAATcataagtgatgatgatgatgatttgtATGATCCCGAACAAGAGGATGACTTCATTGATGACGTTGATGTTATGTTACGAGATATTCGAGCTGGGGACTTACCTGATGTTCCCATAACTGAGTCTTTCCATGCTGAGGGTTCACCATCGGTTGATATTAATTCATCTCACACTTTCAATCAATTGTTGGCTGATTCTCGGCGTCCTCTTTATGAAGGTTGTACAAAGTATTCTAAACTATCATTCACTGTCAAGTTGCTGcacattaaaacacttggtggTTGGAGTGTAAAATCTTTCGACATGCTTTTGCACTTGCTAAAGTCAGCTTTTCCCAATGCTCTTTTGCCAAACTCATATCAAGAGTCAAGTAATTTAGAAAAAGGTTTGGGCTTTGCTTACAACAAGATACATGCTTGTCCGAATGACTGCATACTTTATTGGAGGGAAAACGTCGATAAAGATGAATGTCCTAAATGTAAACTCTCTAGGTGGAAATTCAGCGAAAGTAAGAAGAGAAGAATTCCTCAAAAAGTTCTACGACATTTCCCTTTAAAACCAAGGTTGCAGAGATTATTTATGTCACAGAAAACAGCAGCTGATATGCGGTGGCACAGGGATCAACGAGTCATTCGGCAGGGAATTCTAAGCcatcctgctgactctgagGTGTGGACAACGTTTGATCAAGAGCATGCTTGGTTTGCAGATGATCCAAGAAATGTCAGACTTGGTTTAGCTAGCGACGGTTTcaacccatttaataatttagCTAAGTCTTACAGCATATGGCCCGTGGTTCTTGTCCCTTACAACTTACCCCcgtggttatgcatgaaagatccatttttcATCACTTCACTCTTGATTCCTGGACCAagatcaccaggaaatgaaattgatgTTTATCTTCAGCCTTTGATAGATGAATTGATTGATCTATGGGATAATGGTGTTGGCACATACGATTCAAGGGCCAATGAGACTTTCCGATTGCATGCAGCATTATTATGGACAATCAACGACTTTCCTGCTTATGGAAACCTTTCCGGGTGGAGCACTAAGGGGAAGATGGCATGTCCATCGTGCAAGGAACAAACAGATTCCATGTGGTTGACATATagctga
- the LOC122296098 gene encoding uncharacterized protein At4g33100 isoform X1, translating to MGITREKNSSHSSTSPCSHLRAAYHNCFNSKGFAEQNLGYRWYSEKFVKGHWEKEECISEWQKYRACLSEHLDDKHLSRFLEAETVVDAAIKDDSGSPVDGAATGVPE from the exons ATGGGAATAACAAGGGAGAAGAATAGCTCTCATTCGTCAACATCGCCTTGTTCGCATCTCAGAGCTGCTTACCACAATTGCTTCAACAG CAAGGGTTTTGCTGAACAAAATCTTGGCTACAGGTGGTATTCAGAGAAGTTCGTCAAGGGGCACTGGGAGAAAGAGGAATGTATTTCGGAGTGGCAAAAATACAGAGCTTGCCTTTCT GAACATTTGGATGACAAACATCTGAGTCGATTCTTGGAAGCAGAGACTGTTGTCGATGCGGCCATTAAAGATGATTCTGGAAGCCCAGTTGATGGTGCAGCTACTGGTGTACCAGAGTGA
- the LOC122296597 gene encoding amino acid permease 5-like, producing MHQIQNTATNNQLPYQDLFPRSCSDSESVDDDGRSPKRAGNVARLGWVARPAGIIIFSLLTYCTSALLCACYRSPEVPAKRNHTYMDAIRSNLDGAKFKICLVINCLNLLGAASEYTVFAALMMMHVARDIKYGLSNCCNAADTCYVNPMPYFMAFAVAQIILFQIPKFPA from the exons ATGCATCAGATTCAAAACACTGCCACAAATAACCAGCTTCCATACCAAGATCTGTTCCCACGAAGCTGCAGCGACTCTGAGTCCGTCGACGACGATGGCCGCAGCCCAAAGCGAGCAG GGAACGTCGCACGACTTGGATGGGTAGCTCGTCCCGCCGGGATAATCATCTTCTCCCTCTTGACTTACTGTACCTCTGCTTTGCTGTGCGCTTGCTACCGTTCACCTGAAGTCCCTGCCAAGAGAAACCATACTTATATGGATGCCATTCGATCCAACTtgg ATGGGGCAAAGTTCAAGATATGCTTGGTGATTAACTGCCTGAACCTTCTTGGAGCAGCCAGCGAGTACACTGTATTTGCAGCCCTAATGATGATGCACGTAGCTAG GGATATCAAGTACGGGCTCTCTAATTGTTGCAACGCAGCTGATACATGTTATGTTAATCCCATGCCATACTTCATGGCTTTCGCCGTTGCTCAAATAATTCTCTTTCAAATTCCCAAGTTTCCAGCTTAG
- the LOC122296098 gene encoding uncharacterized protein At4g33100 isoform X2 — MGITREKNSSHSSTSPCSHLRAAYHNCFNRWYSEKFVKGHWEKEECISEWQKYRACLSEHLDDKHLSRFLEAETVVDAAIKDDSGSPVDGAATGVPE, encoded by the exons ATGGGAATAACAAGGGAGAAGAATAGCTCTCATTCGTCAACATCGCCTTGTTCGCATCTCAGAGCTGCTTACCACAATTGCTTCAACAG GTGGTATTCAGAGAAGTTCGTCAAGGGGCACTGGGAGAAAGAGGAATGTATTTCGGAGTGGCAAAAATACAGAGCTTGCCTTTCT GAACATTTGGATGACAAACATCTGAGTCGATTCTTGGAAGCAGAGACTGTTGTCGATGCGGCCATTAAAGATGATTCTGGAAGCCCAGTTGATGGTGCAGCTACTGGTGTACCAGAGTGA